The Echinimonas agarilytica genomic sequence CACCTGTTGTTTTTCTTCTTCTGTCACCAACTCAAAAACCCTCACTACTTCTTTCACTCCGCTTACTTTTCGTGTGATTTCCGTGGCCATATCTGCTTCTTTTTGGGTCACAAGCCCCATTAAATAAATACGACCATTCTCAGTGATAATTTTCACTCGGGTAAAGTCGAATTCTTCGTCGGAGATGAGAGCTGTTCTAACTTTGGTTGAAAGCCAGCTATCGTGAGAGCGGATGGAGAAAGGGATGGGCTCAGCAATTTCTAACTCGTTGTAAAATTGCGTTACGCCATCTTCAGAGCGAACAATTCGATCCACTTCTGACTTTAAAAAAT encodes the following:
- a CDS encoding BON domain-containing protein, which translates into the protein MIRSIVMATSLTLCVGALQGCAGIVIAGAAGTAMVLHDRRDFSTQVDDTALEMTVTHALATNEGLKNQARLRLFAVNRKILAVGQVPSDFLKSEVDRIVRSEDGVTQFYNELEIAEPIPFSIRSHDSWLSTKVRTALISDEEFDFTRVKIITENGRIYLMGLVTQKEADMATEITRKVSGVKEVVRVFELVTEEEKQQVPH